Proteins encoded within one genomic window of Calonectris borealis chromosome 1, bCalBor7.hap1.2, whole genome shotgun sequence:
- the RAD51AP1 gene encoding RAD51-associated protein 1 isoform X2: MARPVRRNKKIVDYSQFGDLEDDDEDFACIAAPSSKKSRTQLKEPKKEKKEKQKQPHKELTPSQKQTPSKRISLDDKLYQRDLEVALALSIKEKSANTLEVQNSEEQGKNIESENVHRRPLFSNCSVDSELLGLNQVMDDDVPRGDCRQRTAASKVLAHQKKLLTGDGDDGEHATDSEPESAPSEESEEDSNYSEGDDEDFAMEKKKAKGNRKKNKQKMPAEREKKTPTSKINTTLSPSRITEQKSEPTQKMMSSSSEPVGRPLHTSSPVTDKKPKWIPPAASGSSNNSMKYVSVKSPTQCLRLGLSRLARVKPLHPSATSS; encoded by the exons ATGAAGACTTTGCATGTATAGCTGCACCTTCAAGCaaaaaatccagaacacagctCAAGGAaccaaagaaggagaaaaaagagaagcaaaaacagCCACACAAAGAATTGACTCCGTCACAAAAGCAGACGCCTAGTAAAAG gatatCCTTGGATGACAAACTTTATCAAAGAGACTTGGAAGTCGCCTTAGCCTTATCCatcaaagaaaaatctgcaaatacCCTTGAGGTGCAAAATTCAGAAGAACAAG GTAAGAATATTGAATCGGAAAATGTACACAGGAGACCTCTTTTTTCCAACTGCAGTGTAGACAGTGAACTTCTAG GTCTCAATCAGGTTATGGATGATGATGTACCTAGGGGTGACTGTAGGCAAAGGACAGCAGCATCTAAAGTTCTAGCACATCAGAAGAAGTTACTGACCGGTGACGGTGATGACGGCGAGCACGCTACTGACTCTGAGCCAGAGTCTGCACCCA GTGAGGAGTCAGAAGAAGATTCAAATTATAGTGAAGGTGATGATGAAGACTTTgctatggaaaagaagaaagccaaaggaaacagaaagaaaaacaaacaaaagatgccagctgaaagagagaagaaaactccCACATCCAAGATTAATACTACAC TTTCTCCTTCACGGATAACAGAACAAAAATCTGAGCCAACACAAAAGATGATGTCCAGTTCTTCAGAACCAGTTGGGAGGCCTTTACATACATCAAGTCCTGTAACAGACAAGAAGCCTAAATGGATACCACCAG ctgcatcaggaagCAGTAATAACTCTATGAAATACGTTTCGGTTAAGTCACCTACTCAGTGTCTCAGACTTGGCCTCTCCAGACTAGCAAGAGTCAAACCACTGCATCCCAGTGCTACCAGCAGTTAA
- the RAD51AP1 gene encoding RAD51-associated protein 1 isoform X3, giving the protein MARPVRRNKKIVDYSQFGDLEDDDEDFACIAAPSSKKSRTQLKEPKKEKKEKQKQPHKELTPSQKQTPSKRISLDDKLYQRDLEVALALSIKEKSANTLEVQNSEEQGKNIESENVHRRPLFSNCSVDSELLGLNQVMDDDVPRGDCRQRTAASKVLAHQKKLLTGDGDDGEHATDSEPESAPSEESEEDSNYSEGDDEDFAMEKKKAKGNRKKNKQKMPAEREKKTPTSKINTTQQKSEPTQKMMSSSSEPVGRPLHTSSPVTDKKPKWIPPAASGSSNNSMKYVSVKSPTQCLRLGLSRLARVKPLHPSATSS; this is encoded by the exons ATGAAGACTTTGCATGTATAGCTGCACCTTCAAGCaaaaaatccagaacacagctCAAGGAaccaaagaaggagaaaaaagagaagcaaaaacagCCACACAAAGAATTGACTCCGTCACAAAAGCAGACGCCTAGTAAAAG gatatCCTTGGATGACAAACTTTATCAAAGAGACTTGGAAGTCGCCTTAGCCTTATCCatcaaagaaaaatctgcaaatacCCTTGAGGTGCAAAATTCAGAAGAACAAG GTAAGAATATTGAATCGGAAAATGTACACAGGAGACCTCTTTTTTCCAACTGCAGTGTAGACAGTGAACTTCTAG GTCTCAATCAGGTTATGGATGATGATGTACCTAGGGGTGACTGTAGGCAAAGGACAGCAGCATCTAAAGTTCTAGCACATCAGAAGAAGTTACTGACCGGTGACGGTGATGACGGCGAGCACGCTACTGACTCTGAGCCAGAGTCTGCACCCA GTGAGGAGTCAGAAGAAGATTCAAATTATAGTGAAGGTGATGATGAAGACTTTgctatggaaaagaagaaagccaaaggaaacagaaagaaaaacaaacaaaagatgccagctgaaagagagaagaaaactccCACATCCAAGATTAATACTACAC AACAAAAATCTGAGCCAACACAAAAGATGATGTCCAGTTCTTCAGAACCAGTTGGGAGGCCTTTACATACATCAAGTCCTGTAACAGACAAGAAGCCTAAATGGATACCACCAG ctgcatcaggaagCAGTAATAACTCTATGAAATACGTTTCGGTTAAGTCACCTACTCAGTGTCTCAGACTTGGCCTCTCCAGACTAGCAAGAGTCAAACCACTGCATCCCAGTGCTACCAGCAGTTAA
- the RAD51AP1 gene encoding RAD51-associated protein 1 isoform X1 — protein MARPVRRNKKIVDYSQFGDLEDDDEDFACIAAPSSKKSRTQLKEPKKEKKEKQKQPHKELTPSQKQTPSKRISLDDKLYQRDLEVALALSIKEKSANTLEVQNSEEQGKNIESENVHRRPLFSNCSVDSELLGLNQVMDDDVPRGDCRQRTAASKVLAHQKKLLTGDGDDGEHATDSEPESAPSEESEEDSNYSEGDDEDFAMEKKKAKGNRKKNKQKMPAEREKKTPTSKINTTLSPVVSPSRITEQKSEPTQKMMSSSSEPVGRPLHTSSPVTDKKPKWIPPAASGSSNNSMKYVSVKSPTQCLRLGLSRLARVKPLHPSATSS, from the exons ATGAAGACTTTGCATGTATAGCTGCACCTTCAAGCaaaaaatccagaacacagctCAAGGAaccaaagaaggagaaaaaagagaagcaaaaacagCCACACAAAGAATTGACTCCGTCACAAAAGCAGACGCCTAGTAAAAG gatatCCTTGGATGACAAACTTTATCAAAGAGACTTGGAAGTCGCCTTAGCCTTATCCatcaaagaaaaatctgcaaatacCCTTGAGGTGCAAAATTCAGAAGAACAAG GTAAGAATATTGAATCGGAAAATGTACACAGGAGACCTCTTTTTTCCAACTGCAGTGTAGACAGTGAACTTCTAG GTCTCAATCAGGTTATGGATGATGATGTACCTAGGGGTGACTGTAGGCAAAGGACAGCAGCATCTAAAGTTCTAGCACATCAGAAGAAGTTACTGACCGGTGACGGTGATGACGGCGAGCACGCTACTGACTCTGAGCCAGAGTCTGCACCCA GTGAGGAGTCAGAAGAAGATTCAAATTATAGTGAAGGTGATGATGAAGACTTTgctatggaaaagaagaaagccaaaggaaacagaaagaaaaacaaacaaaagatgccagctgaaagagagaagaaaactccCACATCCAAGATTAATACTACAC TATCACCTGTAGTTTCTCCTTCACGGATAACAGAACAAAAATCTGAGCCAACACAAAAGATGATGTCCAGTTCTTCAGAACCAGTTGGGAGGCCTTTACATACATCAAGTCCTGTAACAGACAAGAAGCCTAAATGGATACCACCAG ctgcatcaggaagCAGTAATAACTCTATGAAATACGTTTCGGTTAAGTCACCTACTCAGTGTCTCAGACTTGGCCTCTCCAGACTAGCAAGAGTCAAACCACTGCATCCCAGTGCTACCAGCAGTTAA